In Bradyrhizobium paxllaeri, the genomic stretch AGATCATAATTGACGTCCATGGCCATAATCTTCTCGGTAGTGAACTCCGCACCTCGGTCCTCGCCGAGCAGGCCAACAGCGTCGGCGCGGCACTGCCGGCAGTGCCGCATCATGTTCGTCTCCCCTTCGCACACATCCTGCAGCGCCTTCAATTCTCGCGAGATCGGACCCCGCTGGCCGTTGAGACCAAATACGGTGCCGTGCTCGGGCGCGGAGATCAGCGGCATGATGTTGTGTAGGAACGCGCCGCGCGATTTGATCGCCTTATTGACCTCGACCAGATGCTGGTCGTTGATGCCCGGGATCATCACCGAATTGATCTTGCATAGAATACCCCGCTTCGTCAGCATCTCGAGGCCTTGCAGCTGGCGCTCATTTAGGATCGTTGCGGCTTCGATGCCCGTGTAGCGCTTGTGATTGTAGAAAATCCAAGGATAGATTTTGGCGCCGATTTCAGGGTGGATCATGTTGATGGTGATGGTGACGTGGTCGATCTTGAGGCTGGCGATCCTGTCGACATGGTCGGGCAGCATCAGGCCATTGGTCGACAGGCACAGCTTGATGTCGGGAGCGGCCTTGGCCACCAGCTCGAAGGTCTTGAACGTCCTTTTCGGATTAGCCAAGGGATCGCCGGGTCCTGCGATGCCGAGCACCGTCATCTGTGGGATGGTGGAGGCGACCGCCAGCACCTTTTTTGCCGCCTGCTCCGGCGTTAGTTTTTCGCTCACCACGCCCGGGCGCGATTCATTAGCGCAATCATATTTGCGATTGCAGTAATTGCATTGCATGTTGCAAGCAGGCGCGACTGCAACATGCATGCGGGCGTAGTGATGATGCGCTTCTTCGCTGTAGCAGGGATGGTTCTTGACCTTCTCCCAGATCTCGGTCGGCAGCTTAGCCTGGCTGGCTTGCGAGCCGCAGCTCGCCTTGCCGCTGGCGCCGGACGTGCCGCAGCCCTTGTGCTCGGCTATCACCTGCCTGATCTCGCCGATCTCGACGGCGCTTGCTGCCGCGCTTGCTTCGTCCAGCGCTGATACGTCCATGCTTCGATTCTCCCCTGCAGGCGGAAACTAAAAAGACGATTTGCAACTCGCGTGCCATGGCCGGGAATGGCGACGAATTTTGATCTAAGCCAAAAGTGAGCCGCCTGCCGCGGTAGGCCGTGGAAGCAAAGCCGTCTGCACGAGATTAGAAATGTTCAAAGCGTGACAAGGCGTCTCGATCCTGACAGTGAGCGCAGTCAACCCTAGGCGCGAAATGCAGGATAACTTACGTGCGCCGGCAAGCGAGCAACATCGCCCCATATGCAAGGTCTGTCAGGCAGCGAGCAGGATCGCGGTCGCGCGCGGGAGCGGGATCGCAAGCGGCGTCAGCCCCTGTTCGACCAGAAATCGCAGCTCATTCCTGGACAGCACACCCGGTTCCACGATGGCGTAATGAACACCGCTCGAGCGCTTGATGAGCTGCCGCGCATAGGTTCGCAGCATCTGATCGTTGAAGCGGCAACCGATGAAGAGAAAGCTTCGGCCACTGCGCCGCTCTTTCACCACATCGGGGATCGGCGTCTGAATGTCGATCTCGGTCAGCACCTCGACATAGTCAGCGTCCGAGATCAGGAAGTTCCTCGCAGGCAGTACGCCGCCGTGCGGCTTGTAGAGGACAGTGGTCCAGCTCTGCGCCGCAGCACGATCGACCTCTCTGCCCTCCGCATTATAGAAGCGATACCAGCGCTCCTCGCAGATGCCGGCGCGGGTGATGCCCTGCACCTCGCCCCATCCCTCGTGCTTGCAAAGCGCCGTACGCATTGCGCTATCATACCAGGCATCGACGATGAGAGGCAGGGACAGCGCGGCGAGATGATGATGCAGTGGCATCGGCTCGACCGGTGCAGCAAAGGCCTGCACCATCAATGCGGTCACGGTAGAACGATGCTTGTTGCTCTCGATATGCTGCGCCGACGCCCAGACATTGTACTTGGCCCGACGCGGCAGAGCGACCTTGGTGGCAAAGAAGGCAGCCAAGGTCTCCGGAGTCATCGGCGCATCCGGTTTGGACGAATCGGCCAGGCCAGGTCCGAGATAGGGAACAATGCTGCCGGAACGCAGCCGGTTCGCCACGTCAGTGAGAATCGCCTCCGCATCGGCCGCGTTAACAAAGTCGATTTGCGGGACCGTCTTCATCACTCGTCCGCGCCCTCGCCACGCTTCCTGGCATTGACCGTGATCGGGAGCGGCGTATCGCTGGCCATCTCGGGCAGATCGAGCACCCAGCCATTGGCGATTTTGATCCAGCCGCCCCACAACATCTCGTGCTCCGATTCAACGATCGGCTCCTCGAGATCTTTTTTCGGCACGTAAATCGACAGGCCCGCCTCCGGAGAGCGGCGAATCATGATTTTCATCAGATCAACTCGTGTATCAGGGCGAATTGCTGGCGTGATTGGGATGCTCTCGAGACATGGTGCGCAGGTGAGCCACGATGCCGGACATTATTAGGACGACCTGATCGACTTCTTCGACGGTGGTTTCACGCGACAAGGAAAAGCGCACCGCGCCGCGCAGGCTCCTCGTAGGCACGTTCATGGCGCGCAGCACATGAGACGGCTTCATTGAGCACGAGCTGCAAGCTGATCCCTGCGAAGCGGCAATGCCCGCGCGCTTGAGATGATGGACGATTGCTTCGCCCTCGAGATCTTCGAAGGCGATGTTAACCGTATTCGGCAGCCGATTGCCGACATCGCCGAGCGCCATGCAGTGGCAGTTGTGCAAAATCGCCTGCTCCAGGCGATCGCGCAACGCACCAATGCGAACGCGCTCCGGCTCGAGCCGCTCGGCCGCAAGCTCTGCAGCTTTTCCAAGACCAACGATGCCCGGGATGTTCTCGGTTCCACCGCGTCGTCGTCGTTCCTGTGCGCCGCCCCAGATCAGCGGCCTGAATTTCGTGCCTTTGCGTAAATAGAGCGCTCCGATCCCTTTGGGG encodes the following:
- the nifT gene encoding putative nitrogen fixation protein NifT, with product MKIMIRRSPEAGLSIYVPKKDLEEPIVESEHEMLWGGWIKIANGWVLDLPEMASDTPLPITVNARKRGEGADE
- a CDS encoding SIR2 family NAD-dependent protein deacylase translates to MKTVPQIDFVNAADAEAILTDVANRLRSGSIVPYLGPGLADSSKPDAPMTPETLAAFFATKVALPRRAKYNVWASAQHIESNKHRSTVTALMVQAFAAPVEPMPLHHHLAALSLPLIVDAWYDSAMRTALCKHEGWGEVQGITRAGICEERWYRFYNAEGREVDRAAAQSWTTVLYKPHGGVLPARNFLISDADYVEVLTEIDIQTPIPDVVKERRSGRSFLFIGCRFNDQMLRTYARQLIKRSSGVHYAIVEPGVLSRNELRFLVEQGLTPLAIPLPRATAILLAA
- the nifB gene encoding nitrogenase cofactor biosynthesis protein NifB, which translates into the protein MDVSALDEASAAASAVEIGEIRQVIAEHKGCGTSGASGKASCGSQASQAKLPTEIWEKVKNHPCYSEEAHHHYARMHVAVAPACNMQCNYCNRKYDCANESRPGVVSEKLTPEQAAKKVLAVASTIPQMTVLGIAGPGDPLANPKRTFKTFELVAKAAPDIKLCLSTNGLMLPDHVDRIASLKIDHVTITINMIHPEIGAKIYPWIFYNHKRYTGIEAATILNERQLQGLEMLTKRGILCKINSVMIPGINDQHLVEVNKAIKSRGAFLHNIMPLISAPEHGTVFGLNGQRGPISRELKALQDVCEGETNMMRHCRQCRADAVGLLGEDRGAEFTTEKIMAMDVNYDLEMRKAYQAKVEEKRAAKVAAAQEELPELASEMSGIKLLVAVATRGSGLINEHFGHAKEFQVYELSTTGAKFVGHRRVDHYCRGGYGQEENLSTIIRAINDCHAVFVAKIGGCPKSNLLKAGIEPVEHYAYEFIEKSAIAWFKSYLDKVQSGEIHHVEKGEAALRQGAMISAA